ACAAGCTCATCATTTATACTTTTTGCTTCTTCTACTGTTATAACGCCGTCTTTACCTACTTTTTCCATAGCTTCAGCTATAAGATCGCCTACTCTAGTGTCGCTATTTGCAGAGATCGTAGCTACTTGAGCTATCTCTTTTTTACCATCTACTTTTTTAGCAGATACTTTTAGCTCATTTATGACAGCTTCTGCAAATTTATCCATACCGCGTTTTACCTCAATAGGATTTGCCCCAGCAGTTATATTTCTAAGTCCTTCTTTAAATATAGCGTGAGCTAAAACAGTAGCAGTAGTAGTGCCATCTCCTGCTTCATCATTTGTTTTACTAGCAACTTCACGAACTAGACTTGCACCCATATTTTCTATAGTATCTTTAAGCTCGATCTCTTTTGCAACACTTACGCCATCTTTTGTAATAGAAGGAGCGCCAAAACTCTTTTGGATAAGTACGTTGCGTCCGCGTGGTCCCATAGTTACTTTAACGGCGTCATTTAGTTTTTTAACACCTTCATAAAGTCTGTTTCTTGCATCATCTGAAAATATAATCTCTTTTGCCATTTTTATCTCCTTATTTTGTTTTACCTAAAACATCTTCTAAATTTAAAACTAAATACTTTTTATCTTCTAAGCTAACTTCACTACCTGCATATTTTGCAAAATACACGATATCGCCAACACCAACATTCTCAGCTTCTTTGCTGACTGCTACTACTTTACCTTTTGAAGGTTTTTCTTTTGAAGCATTGTCTGGTATGATAATACCGCTAGCAGTAGTTTTAACTTCTTCTTCACGCTCTACTAAAATGCGTTTTCCAAGTGGTTCGAAATTCATCTTTATTCCTTTCAGTATTTTTAGATTTTCTTTTTTAAAATTAGCACTCTAACCTTTTGAGTGACGAAAATATATCATAATTTAAGTTAAAAGTCAAGGGTTATAGTGAAAATTATCATAAAATTTTAGTCTATTACACTCAACTTTTGAAAAAAATCTTAAGTTACTATTTCTTAACTTAGATTTAGTATAATTTAGCCTAATTTCTACAAAGATCAGGAGTTTTTATGAAGATAGTCGGCTGGATTTTTGGTGTCACGATCTTATTGTTTTCATGTGTGTATGGCATACTTTTTACAAATTTCGGGAATTCTTTATTAAAGCCTTATGTCCAAAATTTATTACAACAAAAGACAAATACTCATGTAGTTTTAAACAAATTTAAAGTCGGTCTTACCGCCATAGAAATAGGTGCAGATATAAATCAAGAACTAAATTTAAGCATATCTGGAGATTATAATTTATTTAAAAAAGACTTTAATCTAAAATACGTTTTAAGTGCAAATAGGTTGAAAAGTTTTGGGTTGAATGTAAAAGAAGAGATGGAGCTAAAAGGTATTTTAAGCGGAAATTTAAATAATTTTATAGCAAATGGGGCTGGTAATGCATTTGGCTCAAATATCAAATTTAATACAAAAATCATAGATTTTAAACCATCTTTGATCAAACTAGATGCTAAAAATCTAAATGTAGAAGATATCTTAATAAGCATAAACCAAAAACCATATCTAAACGGAAAACTAAATTTAATCGCTGATATTTCTGATACAAATGGCACTAGCTTGGGATTTGCTAAAGTAACATCTTCTAAATTATATACGAACAATGCTTTAGTAAAAGAAGATTTTAATATAACATTAGGCGATAATTTCTATCTAAATTTAAACTCGGATATAAAAGTACTAGACAAAATAGCAACGGCAAAAACGGTTTTAAGCTCACCTATTGCCATAGCTGCGGCATTAAATTCTATTTACGATATAAATAAAAATGAGCTAAATAGCGACTTTAACCTAAACATTCCAAATTTAAACAAACTAGAAAAAATCATAAATCACAAGCTTAGCGGAGAGATAACGCTCAAAGGCGATATAAAAATATCTGCTTCCAAACTTGAG
The sequence above is a segment of the Campylobacter hyointestinalis subsp. lawsonii genome. Coding sequences within it:
- the groES gene encoding co-chaperone GroES, yielding MNFEPLGKRILVEREEEVKTTASGIIIPDNASKEKPSKGKVVAVSKEAENVGVGDIVYFAKYAGSEVSLEDKKYLVLNLEDVLGKTK